One Brassica napus cultivar Da-Ae chromosome C2, Da-Ae, whole genome shotgun sequence DNA window includes the following coding sequences:
- the LOC106386010 gene encoding F-box/kelch-repeat protein At1g24800-like encodes MLEDDKSKLLAWNPYLGQTRSISPRTGDDFHALDTYLFGYDMNRNHKMLRFYGLLFEMYEFSSNSWRVLDVTLPDSWEIKYGGHLIVSFKGNAYFLAGEITTDDVEKDVILCFDFTTETFGLPLVVPFLSLREEAVTLSSVRDQKLALLHQKGQGIIEALEIWITSEEGPFFNAAHAVTWSKFMNVDMRPLIGDRYVRFGEEFASFFIIEEEKVAVVFDMEGYEFCFELIRTDHYHTAFIIGDDDEGYYKTVSLGVAPNLWKPRPGHTGGYYPRGYVPQWYCPPFVCSSSYLPSLVQLNNQPRKRKEIDE; translated from the coding sequence ATGCTTGAGGACGACAAGTCGAAGCTCTTAGCGTGGAACCCTTATTTGGGGCAAACAAGGTCCATCAGTCCCAGAACGGGGGATGATTTCCACGCTCTAGACACTTATCTCTTTGGGTACGACATGAACCGTAACCACAAGATGTTGAGGTTTTACGGTTTATTGTTTGAGATGTACGAATTTAGCTCTAATTCATGGAGGGTTCTTGATGTCACACTCCCCGACAGCTGGGAAATAAAATACGGAGGTCACCTCATCGTGTCTTTCAAGGGAAATGCTTATTTTCTGGCTGGGGAGATTACGACGGATGATGTTGAAAAAGATGTTATcctatgttttgattttacaacAGAGACGTTTGGACTACCTCTGGTTGTTCCGTTTCTCTCTTTGCGTGAAGAAGCTGTGACCCTCTCATCGGTTAGAGACCAAAAGCTAGCCCTGCTACATCAGAAAGGTCAAGGAATCATCGAGGCCTTGGAGATTTGGATTACGTCTGAGGAGGGGCCCTTCTTCAACGCTGCTCATGCTGTGACCTGGAGCAAGTTCATGAACGTGGATATGAGACCTCTAATTGGTGATCGTTACGTCCGGTTTGGCGAGGAATTTGCGAGCTTCTTCATCATTGAGGAAGAGAAAGTCGCTGTGGTTTTCGATATGGAGGGGTATGAGTTCTGTTTTGAACTTATCAGGACCGATCATTACCACACTGCTTTTATCATCGGAGACGACGACGAGGGATACTATAAAACTGTGAGTCTTGGAGTAGCTCCTAATCTCTGGAAACCCCGACCTGGCCATACAGGAGGATATTATCCTAGAGGATATGTTCCTCAGTGGTATTGTCCCCCATTTGTCTGCTCATCTTCTTATCTCCCAAGTTTGGTGCAGCTCAACAACCAACCGCGCAAAAGGAAAGAAATAGATGAATAA